In one Culex quinquefasciatus strain JHB chromosome 2, VPISU_Cqui_1.0_pri_paternal, whole genome shotgun sequence genomic region, the following are encoded:
- the LOC6037880 gene encoding zinc finger CCCH domain-containing protein 11A, which produces MDLPRNLHDCYFFYYSTCKKGSNCEYRHEPAALGHEETCKMWQEGKCYNRTCTMRHMKIEKPRSATPCFWEDQPGGCRKPHCVFQHKVPKPSGGQPSPHPATTSNMIPQVPQAASGATATTAATTHLLHTTSPAVVLDYNYAALMPRII; this is translated from the coding sequence ATGGACTTGCCAAGAAATTTGCATGACTGCTACTTCTTCTACTACTCGACATGTAAGAAGGGTTCAAACTGCGAGTATCGCCATGAACCGGCGGCACTCGGCCACGAGGAGACCTGCAAGATGTGGCAGGAGGGCAAGTGCTACAACCGGACTTGCACGATGCGCCACATGAAGATCGAGAAGCCCCGTTCGGCAACGCCTTGCTTCTGGGAAGACCAACCGGGAGGTTGTCGCAAGCCGCACTGTGTGTTCCAGCACAAGGTTCCGAAGCCGAGCGGTGGTCAACCGTCGCCACATCCGGCCACCACGAGCAACATGATTCCGCAGGTACCGCAGGCGGCTTCAGGTGCCACGGCTACGACCGCCGCTACGACCCATCTGCTGCATACGACCTCCCCGGCCGTCGTCCTGGACTACAACTACGCGGCCCTGATGCCACGCATCATCTAA